In Synchiropus splendidus isolate RoL2022-P1 chromosome 15, RoL_Sspl_1.0, whole genome shotgun sequence, the genomic stretch TCTTTACATCTGTGTTCCCCAAAATGATGGGTCTCCTCACATCTGCCAGCAAAATGTGGAAAGACATGAATGAGTTCCTACTGAAGAGACCAGGAGTGAGGAGCAGTTCAGATATTTGAGGGTTCAATATATTCAAGTGACTTGAATATATTAAGTCACTTGGACATGGAGCCCATGAACCTGCAGAAGGGCAGCAGACATAGTTCATGGCTAATGTAAGAGGAACAAAGTGAAATATTGTAAACTCACACTTGACTTTAacgtggacctcctccatcacttgtTTACTTCCTTGTTCTGCAGTGCATCTGTACGGCCCAGAATGCTCTTTAGTCACGGCTGGGATCATCAAGGCAGCTTCTCCAGTGCTGCGAGCCAGAGCTTCTGACGTCTTCCCTTTGGTCCACTGGACCAGAACCGGAGGCGAACTGTCAGCAGCACAGTGCAGAGACAAAGTCTCACCCTGCCTCACAAGTGTTTGTCCAGTGATGGTGACGCTCTTCAGGTCTATGAGACAAATCCATGAGAAACTCTTCATCATGAAGAATCAGGACCACAGAAATGAGACTGACAGGAGAGAGAACTTCTtacactgcacttccagagtctGTTTCTCCTCTGTGCTCCCACCGTGTGTGAAGACAACAGTGcaggtgatgctgctgctgtggtgctcAGAAGAAGCGCTGAATATCAGAGTGGAGCTGTACTGTCTCCTCACAGCACCAAGAGAAACACTCTTCTgagctgtgatgtttcctccaaCCAGGTGTGGACTCTTCCCTTTGCCTTCCCACTTCCAGCTAATAGTGGGCTCAGATCCGGAGCAGAGTCCAGGAGCAGTGCAGGTCAGTGCTGTCAGCTGACCCTCTTTCAGTTGAGGGACATCCAGGATGGGCTTTTGGCTCAGACCTGGTGAGAGaatcaaacactttttttcttctgaaaatgATGCTTCATCTCTGTGAGGCTCTGAAAGACCCAAGTCTTTAGATCTAATCCATGAGTTTCCATCATTGCTGCTATAATTCTTTGCGGAGAAATGATCTAACAACCCCCCCCACATTCTCCTCTTCAGaaacctccttcacctcctgcaGAACTTCTAGCTCCTGTTCACAAGACATATGACTCCTCCAGTTAGTCTTGGACAAACAAAAGGTGACTGATCACCATGGTGTCCAACTGAGAGGAGCTGAACCTGCTTGATGCTGGTTTGAAACTCTCGTctgacagaagcagcaggaccacaacaataaaagcagagctgaacCAAGAAGATATTAGTGCAGTCATtactggtgaagaaggaagagagatgaatgagtgaatgtgttTCTGAGTTCCTTCATTCTCTTCCTTGGTCGTATCAGAAACTGCAGTAATTGTGCTCATGTCAGCAGGAACAATGAACTTGTGTGACACTTGTCGTACCTCTGACAGAAATCTCTTGCTTCTTCTTATATGTGTATGCATTGTCTTTGCTGGTCAGTCTGAGCTGGTACCATCCAGAATCTGACGGTGAGAGGTCGttgatgatgatgctgcagtTCCTCTGACTCACATCAGACTCCAACAGTGACACTCGTCCTTCAAATCCTTTCCTGATGGCTGAGCTGTTGTCACTGGAGTAGATCGGGTCTGATGAAGAGTCGCACCTTTCATGCCATTGTTCACATCTGAACCAAAGCATGTGTTGAGGAGTGAAGCTCTGAGGAGTCTTGAAGGAGCATGGAatctccacacagagtccacTCTCTGCAGTTATGACTCCATCATCTAAAGTGACACAGAAGTCTCCGTGTGTACAGGTTTCCTTTAAACCTGCTGttgaacagaacaaaaacagaggAACAGACAATTATCAATATTGGATGTTTCAAAGCGCTGTCACATCCTTACTCACATTTTAATTATCCTTAAATGTTACTTCAGTATTCTGAAGTACTTTTCCTCCTCATATTACTTCTTTTTGATGTCTTCCTGCATGAGATCCGTGAAACCATAGACAACATCATAAGATCTGataattcaaaacattttttgaaagtgatttcaccgtccatccatcctcctccactaaagtgacagaactcctcacgcTATATCTAAAGGAGAcgcctgcccccccccccccccccccccccaccggagaaaacacatttcagccacttgtatccagGATCTCGTTTTTTCACTCATGACCCACAACTCACGAGCATAGGTCACCTTTTGGCTCAGCGCTCTCTTACACAGAGGTAGAGCTACTGCAATACCGCTTCAGCTGACCAAGCTCCAACTAACTTACACCTCACACATGAATATGAGCTGCTCAGGCTTAAATATTTGTAGTGCGTTCAGATAATTGttttgtgaggtgaaaatttattCTTGTGGTAACACTGACGTCCAGATTTATTGATCATTTTCCAGTTTTCCCTTCCTTTTCAACATTGTCAAAGAATCTTGACAACCTTCATAACCCTTAATAAATTCGGGAGTCATCCGCCTTCATGACAGCTGGGTTTTTCTGTCCATTTGCCGTCACTATAACaccaataatatatataatatatcgaCATTTTTCTCTAAATTCAGTGTTAGGTATGAAATATGTGGTAAGGTATAAACAGCGCAGCATATGATCGTGGGTATTCTTTAGTTCCTTTTTTAAGTTCTCCTTTCTTTACCTGTATTCCGTTTCAAGCAGACATTTTTTCGGGTGAAATGACAAGACGTCTTGAGATATAAGTGCAACGGATGTACAAACACAAACCACCACAGAAAACTATGAGAGGGATGATGGAGTGAGGATGATCTTACCTTGGACGCCATGGTGCTCCCTCACTGAGAAGAGCAAAGTTGTCCAGAGGAGAATCGCTCTCATTTCTGTTGCACGACTACGAATATGCAGCACAGAAGACATGTTGACTGAGCAGTGAATCCATATCGCCACCTCCTCTACATATCTGCTGTTGTTCTGTGTGTATTACCTATGTCCCACAGCTGTCATGAGGGCTGCACACTGGCTGCACAATGATTCGCCCTCTCTTAACATCTTCCTTTTTCTCTGCACCCCACCCTTCATACCCTGAAGAATTCATTTTGACTAGTCATTCTGCGTGTTCCTCTTTCACCCATGAGGACTTTGCATGTCTTGTTTTAAAGTTCTAAATCATCTATCAGATCAGATCTGAGTTGTTTTGTGCTGCAGAGCGGTTGTTTTGTTGACTGGATTATTTAAGAATTTAGTACAGCTTCATAAGATTAAATAGAGTGAAACTTTTTGCGCACAAACTTAGAAAATGTTTTGTGATCATTCGAAGAGAACTGAAAAGAAATGGCTGATATTGCGTGAGGTCAACAGTTCCCATACaatatcattaaataaaatgatccttg encodes the following:
- the LOC128772166 gene encoding myelin-associated glycoprotein-like; protein product: MRAILLWTTLLFSVREHHGVQAGLKETCTHGDFCVTLDDGVITAESGLCVEIPCSFKTPQSFTPQHMLWFRCEQWHERCDSSSDPIYSSDNSSAIRKGFEGRVSLLESDVSQRNCSIIINDLSPSDSGWYQLRLTSKDNAYTYKKKQEISVRGLSQKPILDVPQLKEGQLTALTCTAPGLCSGSEPTISWKWEGKGKSPHLVGGNITAQKSVSLGAVRRQYSSTLIFSASSEHHSSSITCTVVFTHGGSTEEKQTLEVQYLKSVTITGQTLVRQGETLSLHCAADSSPPVLVQWTKGKTSEALARSTGEAALMIPAVTKEHSGPYRCTAEQGSKQVMEEVHVKVKYVRRPIILGNTDVKKGRALNLTCASESYPESVITMKKEERREKTISFQATNTNTLSVLIPNVTTEDSGRYICEARYEMETLTTSVNVTVTWFAGILNGSRCERDSAALTCVCGSQGHPLPSISWLLLTDHSDSHIQTNVSGDEIWSSFSVKDGHSVKTVVCVVTHEDGETKEELPVLNHDSLFKFLTVEVLVAFLVGVFLSGIIFFVLQLICCRNTKKMQKHMEIPLTNGADRQTPKAETAVGERGPQEPEPGLKDVDYSTINFFHMKGKSPHKAPETMETEYSEIKRQEAAEESVKKSEEVMNRVLEMQQADQEMALYSNIREISLGTK